TAATTGAAACGGCGGACATCCGGATGGTCCGGACGTTTTCAGGCGATTCGGTCGCTGTTTCAACACGAAGGCGTTCTTTGCCGAAGGCCCTGGCTGCAAGGATCGCACAACCGAGCCCCAGGCACATGAGTGAGTAATCGCTGATACCGTTTGCCGGTGTCGCAGCCGCCACCAACCCCGCCACTACGACGGTAAGGACCCCCCAGGGCAGGAGATATTTGATTTCGGTCAGGATTGCCGGGCGCATGACGTTCAATAGTGTATTAGTTCAATAATACACTTGGCGCGCGGTGTCAATTGTTTTTTCTGGGCCGCGCTTCACCCGCGCTGGCGCGAATGAACTTCCCATTTCAACCGGGTTTGATTACCATATGTCCAACCCAACCAGACCAGCCATGATGGAAGTAAAAATCCAGTGCGGTTGCGGTACGCGCTACAAATTCGACTGGGAGTCCGCCGATGGCCAGGTGGCCGCCGCAGTTCAATGCCCCAAATGCGGTGGCGATGGCACTGCCGTCGCCAACCAGATCATTCAACAGGGCCGTTTGCCTGCGGGAGCCGTTTCCGGAGCTGCGGTCGCGTCTTCAGGCGCAGTCTTCCCCGCGGCGGGTTCCACGGGGCACACGGTCCATCTGAGCGCGCCAGGCGCGTCGCCGTCATCCAGCCCTTTTGCCGCGCAAGCCAATCGCTCGTTGCTCGAGCGCACGTCATTTTTCGTCAAGGAACGCGTTGCCGTTCTAAAGCTCGTGGATACCTACGACATTTTCGATCCGGCAACAGGCCAGCAAATTGGCATCGCGAAGGAAGAGCCGCCGATCTGGGCAAAGTGGCTGCGGCTGGTGATCCAAAAGCACATGATGCCGACCACGGTGAACATCTACGAACAGGAAGGCCGGCCGCCGGTTGCGTCGATTCATCGCGGCTTCACGTTCATCCGGTCAAAAATCCGTGTCGTCGCGGGCGGGCGGCCATTGGGTTATTTCAAAAGCAAACTGCTCTCCATTGGCGGCGGGTTCAATGTCTTCGACAATCAGGACCAGCAGGTCGCCGAAGTGAAAGGCAACTGGAAGGGTTGGGATTTCAAGTTCATCAGCAAGACCGGACGCGAAATCGGCAGCGTCACCAAGAAATGGGCGGGTCTGGGCAAGGAACTGTTCACCTCGGCGGACAACTACATCATTTCGCTTAAAGATCTGAGCGGCTCCAGTCCCGCGGCCAGCGCGCTGCTGCTTGCCGCCGGTCTGGCGATTGATGTTGTTTTCAAGGAAGCGGAGTAAGGGCATGCCCTGCATGATCAGCGCGGGCTGACATTACCTTGCCGCTCCGGCAGGGCACCTCCATCTCCACAAT
This DNA window, taken from Candidatus Angelobacter sp., encodes the following:
- a CDS encoding phospholipid scramblase-related protein, translating into MMEVKIQCGCGTRYKFDWESADGQVAAAVQCPKCGGDGTAVANQIIQQGRLPAGAVSGAAVASSGAVFPAAGSTGHTVHLSAPGASPSSSPFAAQANRSLLERTSFFVKERVAVLKLVDTYDIFDPATGQQIGIAKEEPPIWAKWLRLVIQKHMMPTTVNIYEQEGRPPVASIHRGFTFIRSKIRVVAGGRPLGYFKSKLLSIGGGFNVFDNQDQQVAEVKGNWKGWDFKFISKTGREIGSVTKKWAGLGKELFTSADNYIISLKDLSGSSPAASALLLAAGLAIDVVFKEAE